The genomic region TCCGGGCTAAGACCATTAGGAGTAAAACAAGGGCACACAGTCCGTCGGTACCCAGGTCGACGCGTCACTTGGGGGAGATGTCGCGCCGACAGTTGAAGTATTGATCACTATCTCATTCAGTCCAGTCGGATCTGATCGTTTTTTAAACAGATTTGGAATACGCCCGCTTCTCTTGAGTTCTCATTGCTCAGGTGGGCAGGTTCAGGTGATACGTATTATTTCTGACTGATAGAGGCAGGATCGTTGGCGCATTGAAAGTTATGTGCCTGGCGGGTTCACATAGACATTGCCCAACGACCGTTCAGTCGGGATAATCCCTCGCATCGGGTAAATCGTATCGCCACGTATCTGTGGCCCTGCGCAACCCTCCCTATTCCGACCTTTGCAGACCTTTTCCTCATGCACAAAGAACCCCGTAAGGTCCGTGAGTTTCGCCGCCGTGAGCAGGAAATTCTCGACACTGCACTCAAGTTATTCCTCGACCAGGGCGAAGACAGTGTCACCGTCGAGATGATTGCGGATGCCGTGGGTATCGGCAAAGGCACAATCTACAAGCACTTCAAGTCCAAGGCCGAGATCTATCTGCGTCTGATGCTCGATTACGAGCGTGACTTGAACGAGTTGCTGCACTCGGCCGACGTCGACAAAGACAAGGAAGCCTTGTCCCGCGCTTACTTCGAGTTCCGCATGCGTGACCCGCAACGCTACCGCCTGTTCGACCGCCTGGAAGAGAAGGTGGTCAAAGGTCACCAGGTGCCGGAAATGGTCGAGGAGCTCCACAAGATTCGCGCCTCGAACTTCGAACGCCTGACGCTGCTGATCAAGGGCCGTATCAGTGAAGGCAAGCTCGAAGACGTACCGCCGTATTTCCACTACTGCGCCGCCTGGGCTTTGGTGCATGGCGCCGTGGCGTTGTACCACTCGCCGTTCTGGAGCAATGTGCTGGAAGATCAGGAAGGCTTCTTCCAGTTCCTGATGGACATCGGTGTGCGCATGGGCAACAAGCGCAAGCACAGCTCTGAACTGCCAGGCGCTGAAAAGAGTGGTGAAACCCCGGCTACGTAAGTCATTCGCCAATGATTTACTGCCAGGCGCAGTACCCCAGGAATATACTCAGGCAAGGACCTTGCTAAAAGCTGATTTATAAGTCAGCTTTTAGTGCGCCCGAATTATCCTCTGCCGGAGTGATCCATGATCGTTGATCGTCAAGGCAGGCGTTTTCGCAATTTGCGAATCAGCCTGACCTCAGCCTGCAATTACGCGTGTACCTATTGCGTGCCAAATGGCAAGCGGCTGGTGGCTGCCCAAGACGAACTTTCGGCCCAGGCCATGGCCCGGGGCGTGGCTTACCTGATCGAAGCAGCCGGTATCGAGCGCTTGCGCATTACCGGCGGTGAACCGCTGGTCAGCCCCAAGTTGGAAGCTTTCATGGGCGCGGTAGGGCAGATGGGCCTCAGCGACATCAGCCTGACCACCAACGGCCAACTGTTGGCGCGCAAGTTGCCGTTGCTGGTGACCGCCGGCATTCGACGCATCAATGTTTCCCTCGATACCCTGGATGCCGATGCCTTCCGCAGCATCGCCCGTGGCGGCGACCTGGCCACCGTGCTCGACGGCATGGACCAGGCCAGCGCTGCCGGGATCAAGATCAAGGTCAACATGGTGCCGTTGCGCGGCCAGAACCTGGACCAGGTGATGCCGCTGCTCGATTACTGCCTGGAGCGCGGCTACGAGCTGCGCTTTATCGAACTGATGCGCATGGGCCACCTGGCCAAGGACTCCAACGCGTTCCTGCAACAGTTCGTCAGCTTGCAGCAGCTGCTCAGCCTGATCGGCGAACACCACGAATATTTGCAAGCCAATGCGCCCGTCGACGCCACTGCAGTGCGCTACGAAGTGCCGGGCAAGGGCTTCTTCGGCGTGATCGCCAACGAAAGCGTGCCGTTCTGCCGCACCTGTTCGCGGCTGCGCTTATCCTCCACGGGATGGCTGCATGGGTGCCTTTCATCGAGCAATCGCCACTACGTCGGTGACTTGCTCGATCAGCCGCGCCACCAGGCATTGCCGGCCCTGCAGGGCTTGCTGATGAAGGCCCTGGGCGACAAACAGGAAGTAGCGTTTTCTGGCGGCGCGACGGTCATGAAGATCATCGGCGGCTAATGTAGATCTCCCGAGTTCACACAAATGAATATGGGGGCTCGCTCCCACATTTGATTGGGGGCGCTGCTCAATGGCGCGGATTCTGCATCTCACCCCCATTCGCCGGTTTTCCGTCACCGGCTTCTGGAGGATTAGGATGCGTAGTCTGGTTTTGCTGCTGGCGTTGTTGGCCCTGGGCGGTTGCATGACCGTCAGCGATATGGCCGAAGGCACCCGCTATCAGATGAGCGACGCCGGGTTGCTCGACCACAGCGATACCCGGCGTACTGCCTCAGTGCGCATACAGCCGGACTCCTTTGTGTTTATCGCCCAGGGCGCCTTCGTACCGCCGGGTAGCGCGTATCCGCGGCCTAACGTGGTAGCCGAGGAGGCGTTCAACGGCTTTGTCGAATATTTCCCGATGGTGCGTCGCGCGCGCCAACCGGAAGGTCTAGAGCAGGCCATGGCCGAAGCCCGCGAGGCGGGTGCCCACTACTTGCTGTATTGCCGTTTTGCGGCAGCCGATGACCGTATCGGCAATGCCGACGAATGGACTGACCAGCAAGCCCTGGACCGCCTGGGGCTGGACAGCGGCGTGATCCAAGTCATGTTGATCGAGACCAGCACCCAGTATTTGATCGATACTGCCCGTATTCGCAGTCGTGGCGGTTTACTGACGTTCCACGACACATCACCACAAGATCTGATTGCCCGTCCCCTGGCGCAATACGCCCGAGGCTTGCTGGGCATGAGCAATCAGTAGACCTGAGGAGAACCCCATGACCGATTCCGCCAAGGCCAATGATCTATTGGCCCAACTGCCGAAG from Pseudomonas synxantha harbors:
- a CDS encoding TetR/AcrR family transcriptional regulator translates to MHKEPRKVREFRRREQEILDTALKLFLDQGEDSVTVEMIADAVGIGKGTIYKHFKSKAEIYLRLMLDYERDLNELLHSADVDKDKEALSRAYFEFRMRDPQRYRLFDRLEEKVVKGHQVPEMVEELHKIRASNFERLTLLIKGRISEGKLEDVPPYFHYCAAWALVHGAVALYHSPFWSNVLEDQEGFFQFLMDIGVRMGNKRKHSSELPGAEKSGETPAT
- a CDS encoding DUF4823 domain-containing protein, which translates into the protein MRSLVLLLALLALGGCMTVSDMAEGTRYQMSDAGLLDHSDTRRTASVRIQPDSFVFIAQGAFVPPGSAYPRPNVVAEEAFNGFVEYFPMVRRARQPEGLEQAMAEAREAGAHYLLYCRFAAADDRIGNADEWTDQQALDRLGLDSGVIQVMLIETSTQYLIDTARIRSRGGLLTFHDTSPQDLIARPLAQYARGLLGMSNQ
- a CDS encoding GTP 3',8-cyclase MoaA is translated as MIVDRQGRRFRNLRISLTSACNYACTYCVPNGKRLVAAQDELSAQAMARGVAYLIEAAGIERLRITGGEPLVSPKLEAFMGAVGQMGLSDISLTTNGQLLARKLPLLVTAGIRRINVSLDTLDADAFRSIARGGDLATVLDGMDQASAAGIKIKVNMVPLRGQNLDQVMPLLDYCLERGYELRFIELMRMGHLAKDSNAFLQQFVSLQQLLSLIGEHHEYLQANAPVDATAVRYEVPGKGFFGVIANESVPFCRTCSRLRLSSTGWLHGCLSSSNRHYVGDLLDQPRHQALPALQGLLMKALGDKQEVAFSGGATVMKIIGG